Proteins encoded by one window of Haliotis asinina isolate JCU_RB_2024 chromosome 6, JCU_Hal_asi_v2, whole genome shotgun sequence:
- the LOC137287736 gene encoding uncharacterized protein, whose translation MIAFEETALKTAPSTPKHWFRKVDDVLALLDDNQDPEALLQHLNSQHPRIQFTMEEETHQQLPFLDILLHRHQQSIATSVYRKPTHTDQYIHHQSKHHPQIKKGIVTALARRAKAVCNPDSLHSELKHLKSTFQDLNEYPTHLVSNTSANHHQDPERNSQVS comes from the coding sequence atgattgCCTTTGAAGAAACTGCCCTGAAAACTGCACCATCCACCCCAAAGCATTGGTTCCGCAAAGTAGATGATGTCCTTGCCCTCCTGGACGACAACCAAGACCCAGAGGCCCTGCTGCAACACTTGAATTCCCAACACCCAAGAATTCAGTTTACAATGGAagaagagacacaccaacagctTCCCTTCCTGGACATTCTTCTCCATCGACATCAACAATCCATAGCCACCAGTGTTTACCGTAAACCAACACATACGGATCAGTACATCCATCACCAGTCCAAACATCATCCCCAGATCAAGAAAGGCATAGTAACTGCCCTGGCACGAAGAGCAAAAGCAGTCTGCAATCCTGACAGCCTCCACAGCGAATTAAAACACCTGAAATCAACCTTCCAAGACCTTAACGAGTACCCGACCCATCTAGTCAGCAACACCAGCGCTAACCATCATcaagaccctgaaagaaactCCCAAGTCAGCTAA